The stretch of DNA ACCCACGGCGCACAGTACATGATGGGCGCCTTCGTCGCCTGGATGCTGCTGAATTATGCCGGCCTCGGCTATTGGTGGGCGCTGCTCCTGGCGCCGATCATCGTCGGCATCTTCGGGGTGATCCTGGAACGGCTGCTGATCTCGCGGCTGTACAAGCTCGATCACCTCTACGGCCTGCTGCTGACCTTCGGCCTGGCGCTGATCATCCAGGGCCTGTTCCGCAACGAGTACGGCGTGTCGGGCCTGCCCTACGCGATCCCCGCCGAGCTGTCCGGCGGCCAGCGCCTGCCGTTCATGTTCCTGCCGAACTACCGCGGCTGGGTCGTCGTCGCCTCGCTGATCGTCTGCATCGTCACCTGGCTCGTCATCGAGAAGACCAAGCTCGGCGCCTACCTGCGCGCCGCGACCGAGAACCCGACCCTGGTCCAGGCCTTTGGCGTCAACGTGCCCCTGCTGCTGACGCTGACCTACGGCTTCGGCGTGGCGCTCGCCGCCTTCGCGGGCGTGCTCGCCGCCCCCGTCTACTCGGTGAACCCGAACATGGGCGCCGACATCATCATCGTGGTCTTCGCGGTCGTGGTGATCGGCGGCATGGGGTCGATCCTCGGCTCGATCATCACCGGCTTCAGCCTCGGGCTGGTCGAGGGCCTGACCAAGGTGTTCTACCCGGAAGCCTCCTCGACCGTGATCTTCGTCATCATGGTGCTGGTGCTGCTGGTGAAGCCCGCCGGCCTGTTCGGCCGCACCGCCTGACCCGCCTCGCCTGAAGGAACTCACCAAGATGTCCTCCGCCGCGGCGTCCACCGACGCCTCCCCGATCGCCCCCACCCTGCCCGAAGGCCGGGACGCCAAGGTGTTCCACCGCCTCGTCTTCGTCATCATCGCGGTCATGCTCGCGGTGCTGCCCTTCATCCTGTATCCCGTCTTCCTGATGAAGGTGTTGTGCTTTGCGCTGTTCGCGCTGGCCTTCAACCTGCTGCTCGGCTACGGCGGCCTTCTGTCCTTCGGCCACGCCGCCTATTTCGGCATGGCGAGCTACGTCACCGCCTATACCGCCAAGTACTGGGGCCTGACGCCGGAACTCGCGATCCTCGGCGGCACCCTGATGGCCGCGCTCCTCGGCCTCGTCTTCGGGGCGCTCGCCATCCGCCGCCAGGGCATCTACTTCTCGATGATCACCCTGGCGCTCGCCCAGATGGTGTTCTTCTTCTCGCTGCAAGCCAAGTTCACCGGCGGCGAGGACGGCATCCAGGCGGTGCCGCGCGGCAACTTGTTCGGGGTGATCAGCCTCGCCGACGACCGGGTGCTCTACGCGCTGGTCGCGGTGATCTTCTTCCTCGGCCTGCTCTTAATCTACCGCATCATCCACTCGCCCTTCGGCCAGGTGCTGAAGGCGATCCGCGACAACGAGCCGAGGGCGATCTCGCTCGGCTACCGCGCCAACCAGTACAAGCTCGCGGTGTTCGTGCTCTCGACGACGCTGGCGGGCCTGGCCGGCTCGACCAAGGCGATCGTGTTCCAGCTCGCCTCGCTCACCGACGTGCATTGGTCGATGTCGGGCGAGGTGGTGCTGATGACGCTGGTCGGCGGCATGGGCACGGTGTTCGGCCCGATCCTCGGTTCCTTCGTCATCATCGCGATGGAGAACTACCTGGCGCAGTTCGGCGCCTGGGTGACGATCATCCAGGGCGTGGTGTTCGTGGTCTGCGTGCTGGTGTTCCGCGAAGGCATCCTGGGTCTGGTGGCCCGGACGTTGAAGCGGCCGCTCTGAGGGCGGGGGATTCGCCACGCTGCTCCGCGGAGTTTCCACCCTCCGCGTCATCCCGGGGCCCGGCGCAGCCGGGAACCCGGGACCCATGACCGCCGACGATCATAAGCGAAGCGACCAGCGCTCCGCCTCGTCCTACACCGTCAGCGGTCATGGATCCCGGGTTCCGCTGCGCGGCCCCGGGAATGGCACCGAGGCCGGCAGATCCGCCGAGGCCGGGTGGCAGCAGACCTCAGAAGAAGGTCGGCCGCGCGCTGGCGGTGTGCTCTTTCAGCACCGCGCCGGTCGTGGTATCGACCTCCTTCATCAGGACGTCGTAGCCCCACAGGTCGGCGAGGTGCTGCAGCACCCGCATCGCGTCGTCCTTGTTGAGCAGGACGCGGTTGAGCACCTTGTGGTGCAGGATCAGCTTGCGGTCACCTTCGAGGTCGACGTCGACCACCTCGATGTCCGGGTCGAGCCAGGCGACGTCGTATTGCCGCGCGAAGGCCCGACGCAACTTCCGGTAGCCGCGCTCGTCGTGGATCGCCTCGACCCGGAGTTCCGGCTTGTCCGGATCGTCGGTGACGTGGAACAGCCGCAGCTGGCGCATCAGCTTCGGGCTGAGGAACTGCGCGATGAAGCTCTCGTCGCGGTAATTCGCCCAGACATCGCGAAGAACCCCCATCGCGTCGCCGCTGCCGGCGATGTCCGGGAACCAGGCCCGGTCCTCCTCGGTCGGCTCGGTGCAGATGCGGGCGATGTCCGTCATCATGGCAAAGCCGATGGCGTAGGGGTTGTGGCCGCCGTAATGCCGGTCGTCATAGGTCGGCTGGCGGATCACGTTGGTGTGCGATTGCAGGAATTCGAGGTAGGCCGCCTCGTCGATCTGCCCGGTCTCCGACAGCCGGGTCATGATCCGGTAATGGTTGTAGGTGGCGCAGCCCTCGTTCATCACCTTGGTCTGGCGCTGGGGATAGAAATACTGCGCCACGTGGCGGACGATGCGCAGGATCTCGCGCTGCCACGGCTGGAGCCGCGGCGCCGCCTTCTCCAGGAAGTAGAGGATGTTCTCCTGCGGCAGTTCCAGGAGCGCCCGGCGCCGCTCGGCATGCGGGTCCGGCTTGCCGGCCTGGGTCTTGGCCGGCAGGGTGCGCCAGAGGTCGTTGTACATCCGCTCCTGGTGCTCCTGCCGCTCGCGCTCGCGGCGCTGCTCGGAGGAGAGGTCGGGCCGCTTCTTGCGCGGGTAGCGGTGGACGCCCTGGTTCATCAGGGCGTGGGCGGCGTCCAGCACCGCCTCGACGGCGTTGTGGCCGTAGCGCTCCTCGCACCGGGTGATGAAGGTCTTGGCGAAATCCAGGTAGTCGAGGATGCCTTCCGCATCCGTCCATTGCCGGAAGAGGTAGTTGTTCTTGAAGAAGTGATTGTGGCCGAAGGCGGCGTGGGCGATGACCAGCGTCTGCATCGTCGCCGTGTTCTCCTCCATGATGTAGGAGATGCACGGATCGGAATTGATGACGATCTCGTAGGCCAGCCCCATCAGGCCGCGGCGATAACCGGCCTCGTGCTGGGCGAAGTGCTTGCCGAACGACCAGTGCTTGTAGAACAGCGGCATGCCGATCGACGCATAGGCGTCGAGCATCTGCTCGGCGGTGATGATTTCGATCTGGTTCGGATACCAGCTCAAGCCGAGTTCCGGTCCGGCGATCGCCTCGCAGGCGTCGTGGATGCGCCGGATCGTGTCGAAATCCCAGTCGTTGCCGGTGAAGAGCGGGGTGTTCTTGGCGATCACGGCCGGGCCGGCGGGCCGCGCGCCGAAGGTGGCGGAACTCATCGGGCGTCGGACCTCCCGGTGCCTCTGGAGCATTTTCCGACGACGTGGAGACCGGTTCGTCGAAGAAAATGCGGCTAAACTGAATCCGGAGCATCCCCCGGCGGGATGCGAACCCTGAACTCTGAAACGCGCGGCCTCGGACGGCCGCGCCCTCGTCACGGTGACGCGGCCTCCTGCCCGGCCTTGCTGCGGGCGAACAGCTCGCGGAAGACCGGGTAGATGTCGCGGCGGTGGTTGACCTTGCGCATGGCGAGCACCGAATTGGTCTTCGCGACCGGCTCGTAGGTGCGCCACAACGTCGTGCGGTGCTCGACGAAGCCGGCCCGCGGCCCGCCCTCGTCGCCGACCTCGAGATAGGCGAAGTACTGGCAGGCCGGCAGGATGGCCGAGCGCAGGAGATCCTGCGAGGTGGCGCCGTCGCTCGACACGTTGTCGCCGTCCGAGGCTTGCGCCGCGTAGATGTTCCAGTCCTCGGGATTGTAGCGCTCGGCGATGATCCGCTTCATCTCGACCAAAGCCGAGGAGACCAGCGTGCCGCCGGTCTCGCGCGAGCCGAAGAACGTCTCCTCATCGACCTCCTTGGCGTGGTCGGTATGGCGGATGAAGACGATCTCGACGTGCTTGTAGCGCCGGGTCAGGAAGATGTGCAGCAGGATGTAGAACCTTTTGGCGAGGTCCTTCATGTGCTCGGTCATCGAGCCCGAGACGTCCATCAGGCAGAACATCACCGCCTGGGCGACGGGCCGCGGATAGGGCTCGAAGCGCCGGTAGCGCAGGTCGATCGGATCGACGTACGGGATGCGCTGCGAGCGGGTGCGCAGGCGCTCCAGCTCCGCCTTCAACTCGTCGAGGATCACCGCGTCGGGCTGGCTCTCCTCCAGCGCCCGGATCTCCTCCGCCAGGGCCTCCATCTCGACGGATTTGGGCCGCTTCAGCGCGATGCGCCGCGACAGCGAGTTGCGCAGGGTCCGCCCGAGCGCCAGGTTCGCGGGCGAGCCCGACACCGTGTAGCCGGCCCGCCGCAGGGTCGCGGTCTCGACCACCGCGAGGCGGCGCTTGGCGAGGTCGGGCAATTCGAGGTCTTCGAGGAAGAGTTCCAAAAACTCCTCGCGGGTGAGGACGAACCGGAACGTGTCCTCGCCGTCGGCCCCGCCGTCGCTGCCCTCGCCGCTGCCGCCCCCTCCCCCGCCGCCGCCCGGCGGGCGCTCGATCAGGTCACCCTCGATATAGGTCTTGTTGCCCGGCAGGATGTGGTCGTTGATCCCGGTCGAGGGGTTGCGGGTGAATTTCGGCTCGCGCACCCCGTCGACCGGCACGGTGACGTTGCCGTCCTTGCCGAGATCCTTGATGTCCTTGTCCCGGGCCGCCTCGCGCACGGCGCGCTGGGCCACGTCCCGGACCCGGCGCAGGAAACGCTGCCGGTTCGCCAGGCTCTTGCCGCCGGGATTGAGGCGTCGATCGATGATGTGCATCCGCTTCGCGCTCTCCGATCACGCCATCCTACCGTATCGGGCATAGTCCCCGCCACCGCTCCCTGGGTGGCAGACCCGCGGAAGATCCTTCCGCGGGCCTTGTTGGTTCGATCGCGGGTCAGCCCGCCTGCTTGACGCGCATGTACCACTCGACCAGGCGACGCACCTGGCGCTCGGTATAGCCGCGATCCTTCATCCGCTCGACGAACTCGCCGTGCTTCTTCTCGGTCTCGCTGTCCTTCTTCGAGCCGAAGGAGATCACCGGCAGCAATTCCTCGACCTGGCTGAACATCCGCCGCTCGATGACTTCGCGGATCTTCTCGTAGGAGGTCCAGGACGGGTTGCGCCCGCCATGCTGGGCCCGCGAGCGCAGGGCGAACTTCACCACCTCATTGCGAAAATCCTTCGGGTTGGCGATGCCCGCCGGCTTCTCGATCTTGGTGAGTTCCTGGTTCAGAAGTTCCCGGTTGAGCAGCTGCCCGGTCTCCGGGTCCTTGAAGTCCTGGTCCTCGATCCAGGCATCGGCGTAGTCGATATAGCGGTCGAACAGGTTCTGGCCGTAATCGTGATACGATTCGAGATACGCCTTCTGGATCTCGTGGCCGATGAACTCGGCGTAGCGCGGTGCCAGCTCGCCCTTGATGAATTCGAGGTAGCGCTTCTCGGTCTCGGGGGGGAGCTGCTCGCGGCGCAGCGACTGCTCGAGGACGTACATCAGGTGGACCGGGTCGGCCGAGACCTCGGTGGTGTCGTGGTTGAAGGTGGCGGCCATCACCTTGAAGGCGAAGCGGGTCGAGATCCCGTCCATGCCCTCGTCGACGCCGGCGGTGTCCTTGTATTCCTGCATCGAGCGGGCGCGGGGATCGACCTCGCGCAAGGACTCGCCGTCATAGACCCGCATCTTGGAGAAGACGTTCGAGTTCGCGTGCTCGCGCAGGCGCGAGAGCACCGAGAACCGGGCCAGCATCTCCAGCGTGCCGGGGGCGCAGCGGGCGGTGGCCAGTTCGGAGCCCGAGACCAGCTTCTCGTAGATCCGCTGCTCCTCGGTCACCCGCAGGCAGTACGGCACCTTGATGACGTAGATGCGGTCGATGAAGGCTTCGTTGTTCTTGTTGGTCTTGAAGCTCTGCCACTCGGCCTCGTTCGAGTGGGCGAGGATGATGCCGGTGAACGGAATCGCGCCGATATTCTCGGTACCGACGTAGTTGCCCTCCTGCGTCGCGGTGAGCAGGGGGTGCAGCATCTTGATCGGCGCCTTGAACATCTCGACGAATTCGAGGATGCCCTGGTTCGCCCGGTTGAGGCCGCCCGAATAGGAATAGGCGTCGGGATCGGCCTGGCTCAGGGTCTCGAGCTTGCGGATGTCGACCTTGCCGACGAGGGACGAGATGTCCTGGTTGTTCTCGTCGCCCGGCTCGGTCTTGGCGATCCCAATCTGGCGCAGGCGCGACGGGTTGACCTTGACGACCTTGAACTTCGAGATGTCGCCGCCGAACTCGTCGAGGCGCTTCAAGCACCACGGGCTCATCAGCCCGGTCAGGCGCCGCCGCGGCACGCCGTAGCGCTCCTCGATCATCGGCCCCATCGTCTCGGGGTCGAACAGCACCAGCGGGCTCTCGAAGACCGGGCTCATCTCGTTGCCGGCCTTGAGCACGTAGATGGGATGCACCTCCATCAGGGCCTTCAGCCGCTCGGCGAGCGACGACTTGCCGCCACCGACCGGCCCGAGCAGGTAGAGGATCTGCTTGCGCTCCTCCAGACCTTGCGCGGCATGGCGGAAGAACGAGACGATCCGCTCGATCGTCTCCTCCATGCCGTAGAACTCGGAGAAGGCGGGATAGGTGCGGATGGTCCGGTTCATGAAGATCCGGCCCAAACGCGGGTCCCGCGCCGTGTCGATGAACTCTGGCTTGCCGATGGCGTCGAGAATGCGCTCCGGCGCACTCGCGTACATCAGGGGGTTGTCACGGCAGGCTTCGAGATATTCGGAGAGAGACAGCTCCGCGTCCCGGCGGGACTCGTAGCTGCGCGCGAAAGTTTGAAAGAGGTCGCTCGCTGACGGCATTGGCATTCCGGACCCTCACGACATCGCCAGGATCATCCTGTCCCGCCTCGGATGCAATCGATATCCCCATGTTTGTCGCAGCGCGGCGACGTTGGGAGGGGTGCGGAGGCGGCCAGGAGCCTGTATGCAGGCCGGTTGCGAGCAAGGCGCGTGCCGCGCCAGTCGGGAAAGTTGCAGATCCGCCAAGGCCAAAGCCCGGTACGCGCCGGCCCTGTGCCGTAAAGGACACGCCCATTCCGGTTTTTCCACACCCCTCGGAGCGCCGTCGGCTGCTCCGCGAGACGTGAGGGGAACGCCGGCCGCAGGGCCGTCGTTCCCGCTTCGTTTCGAACCGGATGTCGGACGGGCGTCAGAGGTCGGTGCCGTCCTTCTTCGCGCCGTCCTTTGCCCCGTCCTTCGGGCCTTCCTTGGTGCCAGCGCCCCCGACGGTGAGCTTGATGGTCTGGGTGCTGACGTTGCCGTCGGTGCCCTTGATCTCCACCGTCACCTCGTCGGTGCCGGTGAAGCCGGCCTTGCTCTCGTAGAACAGGGCCTGGACGTTGGCGTCGGCGTTGGGGCAGCGATAGGTGGCGGGGGTCTTCACCTTGCCGGCGCGCTGGATCAGGGCGCCGTTCTTCGGCGGGCTCGTCACCTTCAGCTCGGGCTGCGGCCCGAGCGAGCAATCCTTCTTCAGGTTCGGCACCATCACCAGCCGGACCTGCTTGCCGGAGACGACGGAGTGCTCGCGCACCTTGGGGGCTTGCGCGAAAGCGGGGCCGGCGGCCAGCACGGGCCCGGCGGCCATCAGGATTGCGAGTGCCAGGGTCGGGCGGATGGGGCTGGTCATGAGGCGTCTTGCTCTCCGAGGGGATGCCGGCCGCATGTGGGGAGCGGGGCTCGCGCCGTCGAGGGCCGGGGCCGTGTTTCCGGAGCGTCAATCCGTCAGTGCAGGACCAGCATGACGAACAGGTTGAAGAGGCCGAGCAGGGCGACCCCGCCGAGCCAGATCCAGTAGCCCCGCCCCTCGACCGGATAGTCGCCGATCATCCTACCCCTCCCCTTGCTCGTCCCTTGGCTCATCCCCCGACGCGTCGCCCGTCGCCGCCTGCAGCACCGCCAGGGTGGCGCCGGTCACCCGGGCGATCTGGGCCGGCGTGAACTCGCCCGCAAGGGCCGAGGCGAGCCCGCGCTCGATCCGCGCCCGCTCGCCGGCATCGCCGATCGCGTCGGCCGGGATGTCGCTCTCGCGCAGGCGGCAGGCATCGCGGATCGTGTCGGCGGCTTGGCGCAGCACCGCGCGCTGGTCGGGCGTCATGTCCCAGAGCGGCTGGCGCAGACGGGCGATCACCCGCTTCGCGTCGCGATAGTCGCGGTCGACCACCGGGATCGCCTCGATCTGGCTCACCAGCAGCACCAGTTCGAGTACGTCGGCGGTGGCTTCCGGGCAGGTGCGCACGATGCGCATCAGCCGGGCGATCAGCTCGGTGGTCGGGGAAGCGTGACGGCGGGGGTCGGCCATGTGCGCCTAACGCGGGGGCCAAGCGGCGGTTCTCCGGGTGGCCGGGCATATTCCGCGCCGGACCCGCCGATCAGTCGTCCGTCACAGTCGGTGTCAGGCGCGCCAGCTGCCGCCGGCACGCCCGCAACTCGTCCAGAACGGCGGTCAGGCTCGCCCGGTCCGCCCGCCCGAGCGGCGGCGGCGCGGCCTCGGGTTCCGGCTCGTGGTCGGATTCGACGAAGGCGGGGGCGACCTGCTCGCCGCGGCCGACGGCCTGGACGAAGCGCATGCCGCGCTCGCGCAGGATCCGCTGGACGCCCCGGATCGTGTAGCCCTGCCCATAAAGCAGGCGGCGGATGCCGCGCAGGAGATCGACGTCGTCGGGACGGTAGTAGCGCCGGTTGCCGCCGCGCTTGAGCGGGCGCACCTGCGTGAAGCGCGTCTCCCAGAAGCGCAGCACGTGCTGGGGCAGGTCGAGGTCCTCGGCGACCTCGCTGATGGTACGGAAGGCGCCGGGTTCTTTCTCAGGCAGAAGGGCGCGAACGGGGGCGTCGGTGCCGCCGGGCTCCGAGACATCCTCGTCCTCGATCGGCATCCCGGTCATCGGCCCGATCCCGAATCAGCCCGCGTGGTGCCCGGGCGGCCTCAACTGTCGTCTTCGTCCGGGGCGGCGTCGCCGTTGATCCGGGCCTTGAGCACGTTCGAGGGCTTGAACACCATCACCCGGCGCGGCTCGATCGCCACCTCGACGCCGGTCTTGGGGTTGCGGCCGACCCGCTTGCCCTTGTCGCGCACCACGAAGGAGCCGAACGAGGACAGCTTCACGGTCTCGCCGGAGGAGAGGCAGCCGCAGATCTCCGACAGGACGGTCTCCACCAGGGCGGCGGATTCCGTCCGCGACAGGCCGACCCGCTGGTAGACGGCCTCGCTCAGATCGGCCCGCGTGACCGTCTTGCCTGCCATCGTGCTGCTCCCCCGGCGGCTGAATCGCGAACTAACGTATGTCTATGATCGCGCACGCTAATCGGCGGTGCGCGCCGGGTCAACCGGGCCTTGGGCGGGTTCCCGGTTACTTTGCCGGGATACTTGGCCCGGATATTCGGCCGGCCTGCCTTCGGGGTCGATCGGCTCCGCCTACCAGCGGATCAGCGCGCTGCCCCAGGTGAAGCCGCCGCCGATCGCCTCGATCATCACGAGGTCGCCGCGCTTGATCCGGCCGTCCCGGCAGGCGGCGTCGAGGGCGAGCGGGATCGAGGCCGCCGAGGTGTTGCCGTGGCGATCCACCGTCAGCACCACCTTCTCGCGGGCGATGCCGAGCTTGTCGGCCGAGGCCTCGATGATCCGCCGGTTGGCCTGGTGCGGCACGAACCAGTCGAGATCGTCGGCGGTGGTGCCGGTGGCCTCGAAGGCCTGGGCGATCACGTCGGTGACCGAGCCGACGGCGAAGCGGAACACCTCCTTGCCGACCATGCGCAGCTTGCCGGTGGTGCCGGTCGAGCCCGGCCCGCCGTCGACGTAGAGTTTTTCCCGATGGCGGCCGTCGGCCCGGAGCTGGCTCGTCAGCACGCCGCGGTCGCTCGCAAGGCCCTCGCCGGGTTGGGCCTCCAGCACCAGGGCGCCGGCGCCGTCGCCGAACAGCACGCAGGTGGTGCGGTCCTCCCAGTCGAGCAGGCGCGAAAAGGTCTCGGCGCCGACGACGAGGGCGCGGGTGGCCGCGCCCGTGACGAGGAACTTGTCGGCGGTGGCGACGGCGTAGACGAAGCCGGCGCAGACCGCCTGGAGGTCGAAGGCGGCACCGGTCCGGATGCCGAGCCCGGCCTGGATCTGCGTCGCCGTCGACGGGAAGGTGTGGTCCGGCGTCGAGGTCGCGCAGATCACGAGGTCGATCGTCGAGGCGTCGATCCCGGCATCCTGCAAGGCGCGTTCGGCCGCCTTGATGCCGAGCACCGAGGTGGTCTCGTCGGCCTCGGCGATGTGGCGCTGGCGGATGCCGGTGCGCTGGATGATCCAGTCGTCCGAGGTGTCGACGCGGGCGGCGAGGTCGTCGTTGGTGACGGTCGTCCGCGGCAGGTAGGAGCCGCAGCCCCGCACCACCGAGCGAAGGCGGGTCATGATGCGTTCTCCCTAGGCTGAAGCGGTCTTCATGCCGATGCCTGGGCCGGCGTCGCGTCGAGGTGTTCCCGGATCGTCCGCATCAGGTCGTGGCGGGCCATGTCGTAGGCGAGGTCGACCGCCGCGGCGAAGCCCTCGGCATCGGCGGCACCGTGGCTCTTGATGACGATGCCCTCGAGGCCGAGGAACACGCCGCCATTGGCCCGGCTCGGATTCATCTTCTCGCGCAGCGCGTTGAAGGCGCCGCGGGCGAACAGGTAGCCGATCTTCGCCATCAGGGTCCGGCCCATCGCACCCTTCAGGTAGGCGGCGATCTGCTTGGCCGTCCCCTCGGCGGTCTTGAGCGCGATGTTGCCGGTGAAGCCTTCCGTCACCACCACGTCGACGGTGCCGCGGCCGAGATCGGTCCCCTCGACGAAGCCGTGATAGGCCAGCCCGGCGAGGTCGGATTCGCGCAGCATCCGGGCGGCCTCCTTGACCGCCTCGTTGCCCTTCATCTCCTCGGTGCCGACGTTGAGGAGCCCGACCGTCGGCCGGTCGAGGTCGAACACGATGCGGGCCATCGCGGCGCCCATCACCGCCATGTCGACGAGGTGGTTGGCATCGGTGCCGATCGTGGCGCCGACATCGAGCACCACGCTCTCGCCGCGCACCGTCGGCCACAGGCAGGCGATGGCCGGCCGCTCGATATGCGACATCGTCTTGAGGCAGATCTTCGACATCGCCATCAGCGCGCCGGTATTGCCGGCCGACACCGCGGCATCGGCCTCGCCGTCGCGGACGGCCTGGATCGCCTTCCACATCGACGACTTGCCGCGGCCGGAGCGCACCGCCTGGCTCGGCTTCTCGTCCATGGCGACCGCCACGGTGGTGTGGCGGATCTCGACGGCGCCCTTCAGGCGCGGCTCGGCCGCGACCAGGGGAGTGAGCACCGCCTCGTCGCCGAACATCAGGAAGGTCGTCTCGGGGTGGCGCTCGCGGGCGAGCCCCGCACCGGGCACGACCGTCGAGGGGCCGTGATCGCCGCCCATCGCGTCGAGCGAGATGCGCACTCTCTGGGACATGGGGGTGTCGAACAGCCTCTC from Methylobacterium aquaticum encodes:
- a CDS encoding branched-chain amino acid ABC transporter permease encodes the protein MPTILGVPMQALFGQLLLGLINGSFYAILSLGLAIIFGLLNIINFTHGAQYMMGAFVAWMLLNYAGLGYWWALLLAPIIVGIFGVILERLLISRLYKLDHLYGLLLTFGLALIIQGLFRNEYGVSGLPYAIPAELSGGQRLPFMFLPNYRGWVVVASLIVCIVTWLVIEKTKLGAYLRAATENPTLVQAFGVNVPLLLTLTYGFGVALAAFAGVLAAPVYSVNPNMGADIIIVVFAVVVIGGMGSILGSIITGFSLGLVEGLTKVFYPEASSTVIFVIMVLVLLVKPAGLFGRTA
- a CDS encoding branched-chain amino acid ABC transporter permease translates to MSSAAASTDASPIAPTLPEGRDAKVFHRLVFVIIAVMLAVLPFILYPVFLMKVLCFALFALAFNLLLGYGGLLSFGHAAYFGMASYVTAYTAKYWGLTPELAILGGTLMAALLGLVFGALAIRRQGIYFSMITLALAQMVFFFSLQAKFTGGEDGIQAVPRGNLFGVISLADDRVLYALVAVIFFLGLLLIYRIIHSPFGQVLKAIRDNEPRAISLGYRANQYKLAVFVLSTTLAGLAGSTKAIVFQLASLTDVHWSMSGEVVLMTLVGGMGTVFGPILGSFVIIAMENYLAQFGAWVTIIQGVVFVVCVLVFREGILGLVARTLKRPL
- a CDS encoding SpoVR family protein, producing the protein MSSATFGARPAGPAVIAKNTPLFTGNDWDFDTIRRIHDACEAIAGPELGLSWYPNQIEIITAEQMLDAYASIGMPLFYKHWSFGKHFAQHEAGYRRGLMGLAYEIVINSDPCISYIMEENTATMQTLVIAHAAFGHNHFFKNNYLFRQWTDAEGILDYLDFAKTFITRCEERYGHNAVEAVLDAAHALMNQGVHRYPRKKRPDLSSEQRRERERQEHQERMYNDLWRTLPAKTQAGKPDPHAERRRALLELPQENILYFLEKAAPRLQPWQREILRIVRHVAQYFYPQRQTKVMNEGCATYNHYRIMTRLSETGQIDEAAYLEFLQSHTNVIRQPTYDDRHYGGHNPYAIGFAMMTDIARICTEPTEEDRAWFPDIAGSGDAMGVLRDVWANYRDESFIAQFLSPKLMRQLRLFHVTDDPDKPELRVEAIHDERGYRKLRRAFARQYDVAWLDPDIEVVDVDLEGDRKLILHHKVLNRVLLNKDDAMRVLQHLADLWGYDVLMKEVDTTTGAVLKEHTASARPTFF
- a CDS encoding YeaH/YhbH family protein is translated as MHIIDRRLNPGGKSLANRQRFLRRVRDVAQRAVREAARDKDIKDLGKDGNVTVPVDGVREPKFTRNPSTGINDHILPGNKTYIEGDLIERPPGGGGGGGGSGEGSDGGADGEDTFRFVLTREEFLELFLEDLELPDLAKRRLAVVETATLRRAGYTVSGSPANLALGRTLRNSLSRRIALKRPKSVEMEALAEEIRALEESQPDAVILDELKAELERLRTRSQRIPYVDPIDLRYRRFEPYPRPVAQAVMFCLMDVSGSMTEHMKDLAKRFYILLHIFLTRRYKHVEIVFIRHTDHAKEVDEETFFGSRETGGTLVSSALVEMKRIIAERYNPEDWNIYAAQASDGDNVSSDGATSQDLLRSAILPACQYFAYLEVGDEGGPRAGFVEHRTTLWRTYEPVAKTNSVLAMRKVNHRRDIYPVFRELFARSKAGQEAASP
- a CDS encoding PrkA family serine protein kinase, encoding MPMPSASDLFQTFARSYESRRDAELSLSEYLEACRDNPLMYASAPERILDAIGKPEFIDTARDPRLGRIFMNRTIRTYPAFSEFYGMEETIERIVSFFRHAAQGLEERKQILYLLGPVGGGKSSLAERLKALMEVHPIYVLKAGNEMSPVFESPLVLFDPETMGPMIEERYGVPRRRLTGLMSPWCLKRLDEFGGDISKFKVVKVNPSRLRQIGIAKTEPGDENNQDISSLVGKVDIRKLETLSQADPDAYSYSGGLNRANQGILEFVEMFKAPIKMLHPLLTATQEGNYVGTENIGAIPFTGIILAHSNEAEWQSFKTNKNNEAFIDRIYVIKVPYCLRVTEEQRIYEKLVSGSELATARCAPGTLEMLARFSVLSRLREHANSNVFSKMRVYDGESLREVDPRARSMQEYKDTAGVDEGMDGISTRFAFKVMAATFNHDTTEVSADPVHLMYVLEQSLRREQLPPETEKRYLEFIKGELAPRYAEFIGHEIQKAYLESYHDYGQNLFDRYIDYADAWIEDQDFKDPETGQLLNRELLNQELTKIEKPAGIANPKDFRNEVVKFALRSRAQHGGRNPSWTSYEKIREVIERRMFSQVEELLPVISFGSKKDSETEKKHGEFVERMKDRGYTERQVRRLVEWYMRVKQAG
- a CDS encoding 4-aminobutyrate aminotransferase gives rise to the protein MTSPIRPTLALAILMAAGPVLAAGPAFAQAPKVREHSVVSGKQVRLVMVPNLKKDCSLGPQPELKVTSPPKNGALIQRAGKVKTPATYRCPNADANVQALFYESKAGFTGTDEVTVEIKGTDGNVSTQTIKLTVGGAGTKEGPKDGAKDGAKKDGTDL
- a CDS encoding MerR family transcriptional regulator translates to MTGMPIEDEDVSEPGGTDAPVRALLPEKEPGAFRTISEVAEDLDLPQHVLRFWETRFTQVRPLKRGGNRRYYRPDDVDLLRGIRRLLYGQGYTIRGVQRILRERGMRFVQAVGRGEQVAPAFVESDHEPEPEAAPPPLGRADRASLTAVLDELRACRRQLARLTPTVTDD
- a CDS encoding integration host factor subunit alpha, whose amino-acid sequence is MAGKTVTRADLSEAVYQRVGLSRTESAALVETVLSEICGCLSSGETVKLSSFGSFVVRDKGKRVGRNPKTGVEVAIEPRRVMVFKPSNVLKARINGDAAPDEDDS
- a CDS encoding beta-ketoacyl-ACP synthase III; the protein is MTRLRSVVRGCGSYLPRTTVTNDDLAARVDTSDDWIIQRTGIRQRHIAEADETTSVLGIKAAERALQDAGIDASTIDLVICATSTPDHTFPSTATQIQAGLGIRTGAAFDLQAVCAGFVYAVATADKFLVTGAATRALVVGAETFSRLLDWEDRTTCVLFGDGAGALVLEAQPGEGLASDRGVLTSQLRADGRHREKLYVDGGPGSTGTTGKLRMVGKEVFRFAVGSVTDVIAQAFEATGTTADDLDWFVPHQANRRIIEASADKLGIAREKVVLTVDRHGNTSAASIPLALDAACRDGRIKRGDLVMIEAIGGGFTWGSALIRW
- the plsX gene encoding phosphate acyltransferase PlsX codes for the protein MSQRVRISLDAMGGDHGPSTVVPGAGLARERHPETTFLMFGDEAVLTPLVAAEPRLKGAVEIRHTTVAVAMDEKPSQAVRSGRGKSSMWKAIQAVRDGEADAAVSAGNTGALMAMSKICLKTMSHIERPAIACLWPTVRGESVVLDVGATIGTDANHLVDMAVMGAAMARIVFDLDRPTVGLLNVGTEEMKGNEAVKEAARMLRESDLAGLAYHGFVEGTDLGRGTVDVVVTEGFTGNIALKTAEGTAKQIAAYLKGAMGRTLMAKIGYLFARGAFNALREKMNPSRANGGVFLGLEGIVIKSHGAADAEGFAAAVDLAYDMARHDLMRTIREHLDATPAQASA